Proteins encoded within one genomic window of Ideonella dechloratans:
- a CDS encoding choice-of-anchor D domain-containing protein: MSLSPCPPPTRRARRAGALMGLTALAPVSAAWAQDATHGQALYQQVIVTGNQSCAASACHGSAPSRNQNKIANGASAYTIANGISGVSQMRFLQGRLTQSDLNDLAAYIAAQTGRTPTYYPVATAPAVSLSSTSVGFGSVTLGLTATQTVTLTNSGNAALSVGTLSSSQSVFTAGSNCPASLAAGANCAISLNFTPALAGSYSGTVALQTNASNSPHTITVSGTGAPAALAQLGWQGGLSTLSFADTTVGQAAAGQTLTLVNTGNASATLTAVLLAGTQAADFTLAGSCASGVSLAPGATCTVTVGFQPSASGARTASLQLTTSDATNPPNVSLTGTGVASPSPAPAPAPSPAPSPAPTPAPTPAPAPAPSPAPAPGTDTNAGGGGCSIGRPDTPLDPVWPALLALSAGVLY; this comes from the coding sequence ATGTCACTTTCCCCCTGCCCCCCACCCACCCGCCGTGCGCGACGGGCGGGCGCCCTGATGGGGCTCACCGCACTGGCGCCCGTGTCGGCCGCCTGGGCCCAGGACGCCACCCACGGCCAGGCGCTCTACCAGCAGGTCATCGTCACGGGCAACCAGAGCTGCGCGGCCTCGGCCTGCCACGGCAGTGCCCCCAGCCGCAACCAGAACAAGATCGCCAACGGCGCCAGCGCCTACACCATCGCCAACGGCATCTCCGGCGTCAGCCAGATGCGCTTTCTGCAGGGCCGGCTCACCCAGTCTGATCTCAACGATCTGGCGGCCTACATCGCCGCCCAGACGGGCCGCACCCCCACCTACTACCCGGTGGCCACCGCCCCCGCGGTCAGCCTGTCCAGCACCAGCGTGGGCTTCGGTTCGGTGACCCTGGGCCTGACCGCCACCCAGACGGTGACGCTGACCAACAGCGGCAACGCGGCCCTCAGCGTGGGGACGCTCAGCAGCAGCCAGTCGGTCTTCACCGCCGGCAGCAACTGCCCGGCCAGTCTGGCCGCGGGCGCCAATTGCGCGATCAGCCTGAACTTCACGCCGGCACTGGCCGGCTCCTACAGCGGCACGGTCGCCCTGCAGACCAATGCCTCCAACTCGCCGCACACCATCACCGTCAGCGGCACCGGGGCCCCGGCCGCCCTGGCTCAGCTGGGTTGGCAAGGCGGGCTGAGCACCTTGAGCTTCGCCGACACCACCGTCGGTCAGGCCGCCGCCGGCCAGACCCTGACCCTGGTCAACACCGGCAACGCCTCCGCCACCCTCACCGCGGTGCTGCTCGCCGGCACCCAGGCGGCCGACTTCACCCTGGCGGGCAGCTGTGCCAGCGGGGTGAGCCTGGCCCCGGGCGCCACCTGCACCGTCACGGTGGGCTTCCAGCCCTCGGCCAGCGGGGCCCGCACCGCCAGCCTGCAGCTCACCACCAGCGATGCCACCAACCCGCCCAACGTCAGTCTGACCGGCACCGGCGTGGCCAGCCCGTCGCCAGCGCCTGCACCGGCACCTTCTCCGGCCCCCAGTCCGGCGCCGACCCCCGCGCCGACACCGGCCCCTGCGCCCGCGCCCAGCCCCGCCCCGGCTCCGGGCACGGACACCAACGCGGGCGGTGGCGGTTGCAGCATCGGCCGCCCCGACACCCCGCTCGACCCCGTCTGGCCCGCGCTGCTGGCGCTGTCCGCCGGGGTGCTGTACTAA
- the proC gene encoding pyrroline-5-carboxylate reductase → MNRSTSLNTTIAFIGGGNMASAIIGGLVRAGHPASTILVVEPSPEQALRLRSQFGVQADAAAGPALGAAGLIVWAVKPQVFEAAAAPCAPYASQALQLSIMAGIPCAAIEKASGSARVVRAMPNTPALIGQGMSGLYARPAVTLDERLQVEQMLAPTGQLLWVEQEAQLDAVTALSGSGPAYVFYLLEAMIQAGVELGLSAEQSRQLAQQTVAGAAALSAQSSETPEVLRQRVTSKGGTTHAAISTLEARGVKLAFVRALHAAAERAAELGAEFGKN, encoded by the coding sequence ATGAACCGCAGCACGTCCCTGAACACCACGATCGCCTTCATCGGCGGCGGCAACATGGCCAGCGCCATCATCGGCGGGCTGGTCCGCGCCGGCCACCCGGCCTCCACCATCCTGGTGGTGGAGCCCTCGCCAGAGCAGGCGCTGCGGCTGCGCAGCCAGTTCGGTGTGCAGGCCGATGCGGCGGCCGGCCCGGCCCTGGGGGCGGCGGGCCTGATCGTCTGGGCCGTCAAGCCCCAGGTGTTCGAGGCGGCGGCCGCGCCCTGCGCGCCCTACGCCAGCCAGGCGCTGCAGCTGTCCATCATGGCGGGCATTCCCTGTGCGGCGATCGAGAAGGCCAGCGGCAGTGCCCGGGTGGTGCGCGCCATGCCCAACACCCCGGCCCTGATTGGTCAGGGCATGAGCGGCCTGTACGCCCGCCCGGCCGTGACGCTGGATGAGCGCCTGCAGGTCGAGCAGATGCTGGCCCCCACCGGGCAGCTGCTGTGGGTCGAGCAGGAGGCCCAGCTCGATGCCGTGACCGCGCTGTCCGGCTCGGGCCCGGCCTATGTGTTCTATCTGCTGGAGGCGATGATCCAGGCCGGCGTGGAGCTGGGCCTGAGCGCCGAGCAGTCGCGTCAGCTGGCCCAGCAGACGGTGGCCGGGGCTGCGGCCCTGTCGGCCCAGTCGTCGGAGACGCCCGAGGTGCTGCGTCAGCGTGTCACGTCCAAGGGCGGCACCACCCATGCGGCCATCAGCACCCTGGAAGCCCGGGGCGTCAAGCTGGCCTTCGTGCGCGCCCTGCACGCAGCGGCCGAGCGGGCGGCCGAGCTGGGCGCCGAGTTCGGCAAGAACTGA
- a CDS encoding Glu/Leu/Phe/Val family dehydrogenase — protein MTAELSYVHPSPESPWTTYLSQVDRVLPYLGELSRWADTLKRPKRALIVDIPIELDNGTIAHYEGYRVQHNLSRGPGKGGVRYHPDVTLEEVMALAAWMSIKNAAVNLPYGGAKGGIRVDPKLLSIKELERMTRRYTSEIGIIIGPQQDIPAPDVNTNPQIMAWMMDTYSMNTGATATGVVTGKPIHLGGSLGRVKATGRGVFVTGREAARRMGLELDGARVAVQGTGNVGGAAMELFAQAGAKIVAAQDHTGAIYNGHGLDLAALMPWIKEHGGVAGFPGGERLGNEEFWDTDCEIMIPAALEGQITADRARRLKAKLVLEGANGPTLPGADDILADRGVLVVPDVICNAGGVTVSYFEWVQDFSSFFWTEDEINLRLDKIMVGALKRIWEVADQHRITLRTATFAVACERILEARRERGLYP, from the coding sequence ATGACCGCCGAGCTTTCCTACGTCCACCCCTCGCCCGAGAGCCCCTGGACCACCTACCTGTCGCAAGTGGACCGCGTGCTGCCCTACCTGGGCGAGCTGTCCCGCTGGGCCGACACCCTCAAGCGCCCCAAGCGCGCGCTGATCGTGGACATCCCGATCGAGCTGGACAACGGCACCATCGCCCACTACGAGGGCTACCGCGTGCAGCACAACCTCTCGCGCGGCCCCGGCAAGGGCGGCGTGCGCTACCACCCGGACGTCACGCTGGAAGAGGTGATGGCGCTGGCGGCGTGGATGAGCATCAAGAACGCCGCGGTCAACCTGCCCTACGGCGGCGCCAAGGGCGGCATCCGGGTCGATCCGAAGCTGCTGTCGATCAAGGAGCTGGAGCGCATGACGCGCCGCTACACCAGCGAGATCGGCATCATCATCGGCCCGCAGCAGGACATTCCGGCGCCGGATGTGAACACCAACCCGCAGATCATGGCGTGGATGATGGACACGTACTCGATGAACACCGGCGCCACCGCCACCGGCGTGGTCACCGGCAAGCCCATCCACCTGGGTGGCTCGCTGGGCCGCGTCAAGGCCACCGGCCGCGGCGTGTTCGTCACCGGCCGTGAGGCGGCCCGCCGCATGGGCCTGGAGCTCGATGGCGCCCGGGTGGCGGTGCAGGGCACCGGCAACGTGGGCGGTGCGGCCATGGAGCTGTTCGCCCAGGCCGGCGCCAAGATCGTCGCGGCCCAGGACCACACCGGTGCGATCTACAACGGCCACGGCCTGGACCTGGCCGCGCTGATGCCCTGGATCAAGGAGCATGGCGGCGTGGCCGGCTTCCCCGGCGGCGAGCGCCTGGGCAACGAGGAGTTCTGGGACACCGACTGCGAGATCATGATTCCGGCCGCCCTGGAAGGCCAGATCACCGCCGACCGTGCCCGCCGCCTGAAGGCCAAGCTGGTGCTCGAGGGCGCCAACGGCCCGACGCTGCCGGGCGCGGACGACATCCTGGCCGACCGCGGCGTCCTGGTGGTGCCCGACGTGATCTGCAACGCCGGCGGCGTGACCGTGTCCTACTTCGAGTGGGTGCAGGACTTCAGCTCGTTCTTCTGGACCGAGGACGAGATCAACCTGCGGCTGGACAAGATCATGGTCGGCGCCTTGAAGCGCATCTGGGAAGTGGCCGACCAGCACCGGATCACGCTGCGCACCGCCACCTTCGCGGTGGCCTGCGAGCGCATCCTCGAAGCCCGTCGCGAGCGCGGCCTCTATCCCTGA
- a CDS encoding TlpA family protein disulfide reductase translates to MSHLDRIPMTGRARARRQQLAQGLKLGLAALTAPWLALPLAHAAEGTEVAGPAPDFDLSGPAGRVQLSALRGKVVYLDFWASWCGPCRQSFPWMNEIQAKLGPRGLQVVGVNVDARTPDAERFLAEVPAHFTVAFDPKGETPRRYAIKGMPTSVLIGADGRIRFVHSGFRPEDRAALEGQLQQALAQAEPLRRGVLA, encoded by the coding sequence ATGTCGCACCTTGACCGCATTCCGATGACCGGGCGGGCCCGGGCCCGCCGCCAGCAGCTGGCGCAAGGACTGAAGCTGGGCCTGGCCGCCCTGACCGCGCCCTGGCTGGCGCTGCCCCTCGCCCACGCGGCCGAGGGCACCGAAGTCGCCGGCCCGGCGCCCGACTTCGACCTCAGCGGCCCCGCGGGCCGCGTCCAGCTCTCCGCCCTGCGCGGCAAGGTCGTCTACCTGGACTTCTGGGCCTCCTGGTGCGGCCCCTGCCGCCAGTCCTTTCCCTGGATGAACGAGATCCAGGCCAAGCTGGGGCCGCGCGGCCTGCAGGTGGTGGGCGTCAATGTGGACGCCCGCACGCCCGACGCCGAGCGCTTCCTGGCCGAGGTGCCGGCCCACTTCACCGTGGCCTTCGACCCCAAGGGCGAGACGCCCCGGCGCTACGCCATCAAGGGCATGCCCACCAGCGTGCTGATCGGCGCCGATGGTCGCATCCGCTTCGTGCACAGCGGCTTCCGCCCCGAAGACCGCGCCGCGCTGGAGGGACAGCTGCAGCAGGCGCTGGCGCAGGCCGAGCCCCTGCGTCGGGGAGTCCTGGCATGA
- the mnmH gene encoding tRNA 2-selenouridine(34) synthase MnmH, protein MPFPHDPVGLDDLGQYDAVIDARSPAEFAEDAIPGAVNCPVLDDEERRIVGTLYKQVGAFEARRVGAAMVAANLARHLRGPLADKPSDWRPLVYCWRGGLRSGSMVTWLRMVGWSAVQLRGGYKAWRSQVIERIDTLAPRLPLRVLCGPTGSAKTAILQAAAKAGAQVLDLEGLAAHKGSVLGAMPGMEQPSQKAFETRLAQALAGFDLARPVFVEAESRKIGRIALPNALVERLRQSPCITVEAPLAARLEYLLRDYAYLGTDGEALAQTLGRLHGLLANETLARWQAWARAGELAPLFEALMREHYDPAYARSQRGNFLQLQTAQLLPTERLTAEAIAALGPALRALGGDGGDGGAPGT, encoded by the coding sequence ATGCCCTTTCCCCATGATCCGGTGGGCCTGGACGACCTGGGCCAGTACGACGCGGTGATCGACGCCCGCTCGCCGGCCGAGTTCGCCGAGGACGCCATCCCCGGCGCGGTCAACTGCCCGGTACTGGACGACGAGGAACGCCGCATCGTCGGCACGCTCTACAAGCAGGTCGGCGCCTTCGAGGCCCGGCGCGTGGGCGCCGCCATGGTGGCGGCCAACCTGGCGCGCCACCTGCGCGGCCCGCTGGCCGACAAACCCTCGGACTGGCGGCCGCTGGTCTACTGCTGGCGTGGCGGCCTGCGCAGCGGCTCCATGGTGACCTGGCTGCGCATGGTGGGCTGGTCCGCCGTGCAGCTGCGCGGTGGCTACAAGGCCTGGCGCAGCCAGGTGATCGAGCGCATCGACACCCTGGCCCCGCGCCTGCCGCTGCGGGTGCTGTGCGGCCCCACGGGCAGCGCCAAGACGGCCATCCTGCAGGCCGCGGCCAAAGCCGGCGCCCAGGTGCTGGACCTGGAGGGCCTGGCGGCCCACAAGGGCTCGGTGCTGGGCGCCATGCCCGGGATGGAACAGCCCTCGCAGAAGGCCTTCGAGACCCGGCTGGCCCAGGCCCTGGCCGGCTTCGACCTGGCGCGGCCGGTGTTCGTCGAGGCCGAGAGCCGCAAGATCGGCCGCATCGCCCTGCCCAATGCCCTGGTGGAGCGGCTGCGGCAAAGCCCCTGCATCACGGTGGAGGCCCCGCTGGCGGCGCGGCTGGAGTACCTGCTGCGCGACTACGCATACCTGGGCACCGACGGCGAGGCCCTGGCCCAGACCCTGGGCCGGCTGCACGGCCTGCTGGCCAACGAGACCCTGGCGCGCTGGCAGGCCTGGGCCCGCGCGGGCGAGCTGGCCCCGCTGTTCGAGGCCCTGATGCGCGAGCACTACGACCCGGCCTACGCCCGCTCGCAGCGCGGCAACTTCCTGCAGCTGCAGACGGCGCAGCTGCTGCCGACCGAACGGCTGACCGCCGAAGCCATCGCGGCCCTGGGGCCGGCGCTGCGGGCTCTAGGCGGTGATGGCGGGGATGGCGGTGCCCCCGGCACCTGA
- the dsbD gene encoding protein-disulfide reductase DsbD — translation MTRFSSFLRRTLALLAAATLGLSLLPARADDFLDPAQAFPLQVQVTDGGRALKLHWAVTPGYHLYRERLAVRAADAAVTLGPLALPPGHRQYDPNLQKEVEIYAQPIDATLPVQAGAGRWRVEVDSQGCADAGLCYPPQTQALLLQADAGGLRQVSLVVDDAPAATGAASAVAQAQAMSPAGAAEAGNGVERALRSGSLLSIAGVFLLAGLLLSFTPCVLPMVPILSSIIVGQAGAGQPPSRARGLALSLAYSLGMALVYTALGVAAGLLGEGLAAYLQKPAVLAAFAVLLVGLALSMFGFYELQLPQAWQSRMVGASTRLPGGRFGGVFLMGGLSALIVGPCVAAPLAGALVYIGQTRDVLLGGAALFSLAAGMSVPLLLVGLSAGSLLPRAGAWMEQVKRFFGVLLLAVALWMVSPVLPAWGVMAGWALLLICVAVGLRAFDGLAPQARWPQHLGKGLGMVLALVGAAQLVGALSGGRDALQPLAHLVALRQAVAAPGAVATNGAEAPRFQTVADLAALEQAVARSDRPVLLDVSADWCTACGEMERLTFRDPAVQARMGRMTLLRADVTANSAADRALLKRFGLFGPPGIVFFDPRGGERTGARVVGYVEAAAFARHLDSLLPGV, via the coding sequence ATGACGCGCTTCTCTTCCTTCCTGCGCCGGACGCTGGCGCTGCTGGCGGCCGCCACGCTGGGGCTGTCCCTGCTGCCCGCGCGGGCCGACGACTTCCTGGACCCGGCCCAGGCCTTCCCGCTGCAGGTGCAGGTCACCGACGGGGGGCGAGCGCTGAAACTCCACTGGGCGGTGACGCCGGGCTACCACCTCTACCGCGAGCGGCTGGCGGTGCGCGCGGCCGATGCCGCCGTCACGCTGGGCCCGCTGGCCCTGCCGCCCGGCCACCGCCAGTACGACCCCAACCTGCAGAAGGAGGTCGAGATCTACGCCCAGCCGATCGACGCCACGCTGCCGGTGCAGGCCGGCGCCGGGCGCTGGCGGGTCGAGGTGGACAGCCAGGGCTGCGCCGACGCTGGCCTGTGCTACCCGCCGCAGACCCAGGCCCTGCTGCTGCAGGCCGATGCCGGCGGCCTGCGCCAGGTCAGCCTGGTGGTCGACGATGCGCCCGCAGCGACAGGTGCCGCGAGCGCGGTGGCGCAGGCTCAGGCCATGAGCCCGGCCGGGGCGGCCGAGGCCGGCAACGGCGTGGAGCGCGCGCTGCGCTCGGGCAGCCTGCTGAGCATCGCCGGCGTGTTCCTGCTGGCCGGCCTGCTGCTGTCCTTCACGCCCTGCGTGCTGCCGATGGTGCCCATCCTGTCCTCCATCATCGTCGGCCAGGCGGGCGCGGGGCAGCCGCCTTCGCGGGCCCGCGGCCTGGCCCTGTCGCTGGCCTACAGCCTGGGCATGGCCCTGGTCTACACCGCACTGGGCGTGGCCGCCGGCCTGCTGGGCGAGGGCCTGGCCGCCTATCTGCAGAAGCCGGCGGTGCTGGCCGCCTTCGCCGTGCTGCTGGTGGGGCTGGCGCTGTCCATGTTCGGCTTCTACGAACTGCAGCTGCCGCAGGCCTGGCAGTCGCGCATGGTCGGGGCCTCCACCCGCCTGCCGGGCGGGCGCTTCGGCGGTGTGTTCCTGATGGGCGGCCTGTCGGCGCTGATCGTCGGCCCCTGCGTGGCCGCGCCGCTGGCCGGGGCCCTGGTCTACATCGGCCAGACCCGCGACGTGCTGCTGGGCGGCGCGGCGCTGTTCAGCCTGGCCGCGGGCATGAGCGTGCCGCTGCTGCTGGTGGGCCTGTCCGCCGGCTCGCTGCTGCCGCGGGCCGGGGCCTGGATGGAGCAGGTCAAGCGCTTCTTCGGCGTGCTGCTGCTGGCGGTGGCGCTGTGGATGGTCTCGCCCGTGCTGCCGGCCTGGGGCGTGATGGCGGGTTGGGCGCTGCTCCTGATCTGCGTGGCCGTGGGCCTGCGCGCCTTCGACGGCCTGGCGCCCCAGGCCCGCTGGCCGCAGCACCTGGGCAAGGGCCTGGGCATGGTGCTGGCCCTGGTGGGCGCGGCCCAGCTGGTGGGGGCCCTCTCGGGTGGGCGCGATGCCCTGCAGCCCCTGGCCCACCTGGTGGCCCTGCGCCAGGCCGTGGCCGCGCCGGGCGCGGTGGCGACCAATGGCGCAGAAGCGCCGCGCTTCCAGACCGTGGCGGACCTGGCCGCGCTGGAGCAGGCGGTGGCCCGCAGCGACCGGCCGGTGCTGCTGGATGTCTCGGCCGACTGGTGCACGGCCTGCGGCGAGATGGAGCGCCTGACCTTCCGCGACCCGGCGGTGCAGGCCCGCATGGGCCGCATGACCCTGCTGCGGGCCGATGTGACGGCCAACAGCGCGGCCGACCGGGCCCTGCTCAAGCGCTTCGGCCTGTTCGGCCCGCCGGGCATCGTCTTCTTCGACCCGCGGGGCGGCGAGCGCACCGGGGCCCGGGTGGTGGGCTATGTCGAGGCCGCGGCCTTCGCCCGCCACCTCGACAGCCTGCTGCCGGGGGTCTGA
- a CDS encoding DUF3570 domain-containing protein has protein sequence MAATEDRKTASGWGLIALAACALPGVMPATAQAEEAPEQGVVALKYSSYEDHQPGLKRLSVKSPSAYLMTPIGREWSVEGSVTHDDVSGASPRYYTDVTGASRMHDDRKAGDLRLTRYFERSTLSVGASHSDEHDYVSNALSLAGTVASEDHNTTWNWGVGAAHDRINPVNDLVDNETRRTTEWLLGITQALTPQDIVQANLTLTRGRGYFSDPYKLFDARPRQRNATIALVRWNHWWSDLGMATKLSYRFYDDSFGIRSHTLELAADKHLSDTLVLTPSLRYYTQRAASFYYDPVSDPNVYPAPYGTPTYSSTDQRMSAFGALGLGLKLAWQFEPDWTLDVKGEQYEQRSNWRLGGHGSPGVDPLTATQWQLGLARRF, from the coding sequence GTGGCTGCAACTGAGGACCGCAAGACCGCGTCCGGCTGGGGCCTGATCGCCCTGGCCGCCTGCGCGCTGCCCGGCGTCATGCCCGCCACCGCCCAGGCCGAGGAGGCCCCCGAGCAGGGCGTGGTGGCACTGAAATACTCCAGCTACGAGGACCACCAGCCGGGCCTCAAGCGCTTGAGCGTGAAGTCGCCCTCGGCCTACCTGATGACCCCGATCGGTCGCGAGTGGTCGGTCGAAGGCTCGGTGACGCACGACGACGTCTCGGGCGCCTCGCCGCGCTACTACACCGACGTCACCGGGGCCAGCCGCATGCACGACGACCGCAAGGCCGGCGACCTGCGCCTGACCCGCTACTTCGAGCGCAGCACGCTGAGCGTGGGGGCCTCGCATTCGGACGAGCACGACTACGTCTCCAACGCCCTCTCGCTGGCCGGCACTGTGGCCAGCGAAGACCACAATACCACCTGGAACTGGGGCGTGGGCGCGGCGCACGACCGCATCAACCCGGTCAACGACCTGGTGGACAACGAGACCCGCCGCACCACCGAATGGCTGCTGGGCATCACCCAGGCCCTGACGCCGCAGGACATCGTCCAGGCCAACCTGACGCTCACGCGCGGCCGCGGCTACTTCAGCGACCCCTACAAGCTGTTCGACGCCCGGCCCCGCCAGCGCAACGCCACCATCGCCCTGGTGCGCTGGAACCACTGGTGGTCCGACCTGGGCATGGCCACCAAGCTGAGCTACCGCTTCTACGACGACAGCTTCGGCATCCGCTCCCACACGCTGGAACTGGCGGCCGACAAGCACCTGTCGGACACGCTGGTGCTCACGCCCTCGCTGCGCTACTACACCCAGCGTGCCGCGTCCTTCTACTACGACCCGGTGTCCGATCCCAACGTCTACCCGGCGCCCTACGGCACGCCCACCTACAGCAGCACCGACCAGCGCATGTCGGCCTTCGGCGCCCTGGGCCTGGGCCTGAAGCTGGCCTGGCAGTTCGAGCCCGACTGGACGCTGGATGTGAAGGGCGAGCAGTACGAGCAGCGCAGCAACTGGCGCCTGGGCGGGCATGGCTCGCCCGGTGTCGACCCCTTGACGGCCACGCAATGGCAACTCGGGCTGGCGCGACGCTTCTGA
- a CDS encoding DUF4266 domain-containing protein, whose product MKAIHPVAPIRRLAGMGLLALGLLTGCAGPQPWEKGDLARPEMRMDRDPLEARFSGHVSASKEASSGGEGVGGGGCGCN is encoded by the coding sequence ATGAAGGCAATCCACCCTGTCGCGCCCATCCGGCGCCTGGCCGGCATGGGGCTGCTGGCGCTGGGCCTGCTGACGGGCTGCGCCGGCCCGCAACCCTGGGAAAAGGGCGACCTCGCGCGCCCGGAGATGCGCATGGACCGGGATCCGCTGGAGGCCCGCTTTTCGGGCCACGTGAGCGCCAGCAAGGAGGCCTCGTCCGGGGGCGAAGGCGTGGGAGGAGGCGGTTGTGGCTGCAACTGA
- the selD gene encoding selenide, water dikinase SelD has protein sequence MDTPIQLTRFSHGGGCGCKIAPGVLSDILSRTAPGVIPPELMVGIETSDDAAVWRLNDEQALVATTDFFTPIVDDPRDFGRIAATNALSDVYAMGGRPILALAIVGMPLDKLPLDVIGQILEGGASVCREAGVPIAGGHSIDVLEPIYGLVALGLVHPKRVRRNADARAGDVLVLGKPLGVGVLSAALKKGKLDAAGYAQMVHYTTLLNRVGADLAQLDGVHAMTDVTGFGLAGHLLEICRGSKLQATVDWAKVPLIEGVAALAQEGIATGASGRNWTGYGAQVSVAGGGEMAPWQRTLLTDPQTSGGLLVSCAPAELDRVLSTFHGSGFGDAAVVGSLQAGTPGLVVQA, from the coding sequence ATGGACACGCCCATTCAACTCACCCGTTTCTCGCATGGTGGCGGCTGCGGCTGCAAGATCGCACCTGGCGTGCTCTCCGACATCCTGTCGCGCACGGCCCCGGGGGTGATCCCGCCCGAGCTGATGGTCGGGATCGAGACCAGCGACGACGCGGCTGTCTGGCGCCTGAACGATGAGCAGGCCCTGGTGGCCACCACCGATTTCTTCACCCCGATTGTCGACGACCCGCGCGACTTCGGCCGCATCGCGGCCACCAACGCGCTGTCGGACGTCTATGCCATGGGCGGTCGGCCCATCCTGGCGCTGGCCATCGTCGGCATGCCGCTGGACAAGCTGCCGCTGGACGTGATCGGCCAGATCCTGGAGGGCGGCGCCAGCGTCTGCCGCGAGGCCGGCGTGCCCATCGCCGGGGGCCATTCCATCGACGTGCTGGAGCCCATCTACGGCCTGGTGGCCCTGGGCCTGGTGCACCCGAAGCGGGTGCGCCGCAATGCCGACGCCCGGGCCGGCGACGTGCTGGTGCTGGGCAAGCCGCTGGGTGTGGGCGTGCTCTCGGCCGCGCTGAAAAAGGGCAAGCTCGATGCCGCCGGCTATGCGCAGATGGTGCACTACACCACGCTGCTCAACCGGGTGGGGGCGGATCTGGCCCAGCTCGACGGTGTGCACGCGATGACCGACGTCACCGGCTTCGGCCTGGCGGGCCACCTGCTGGAGATCTGCCGCGGCTCGAAGCTGCAGGCCACGGTGGACTGGGCCAAGGTGCCGCTGATCGAGGGCGTGGCCGCGCTGGCGCAAGAAGGCATCGCGACGGGTGCCTCCGGCCGGAACTGGACCGGCTATGGCGCACAGGTGAGCGTGGCCGGTGGCGGCGAGATGGCCCCCTGGCAGCGCACGCTGCTGACCGATCCGCAGACCAGCGGCGGTCTGCTGGTCAGCTGCGCGCCGGCCGAGCTGGACCGGGTGCTGTCGACCTTCCACGGCAGCGGCTTTGGCGACGCCGCCGTGGTGGGTTCGCTGCAGGCCGGCACGCCCGGCTTGGTCGTGCAGGCCTGA
- a CDS encoding FAD:protein FMN transferase yields the protein MASPCRIRLAGVADEAQAQALAQAAVDEVRRIEQRYSRYRSDSIVSRINAAAGSGRPVPVDAETAHLLDFADLLYRQSEGRFDLSSGVLRQAWDFKAARVPSETELARCRECIGWDRVVWTGEAIALPRAGMEIDFGGIGKEYAVDRAATLLLEAGVRSGLINLGGDLRVLGPHPDGRPWRLGVAHPRAPGAVALEWAVHDGALATSGDYERYFEQDGRRYCHILDPRTGWPVSHWQSVTVAAPSCLAAGALSTLAMLAGPQAPAFLQSQGVAYAALDPRGELVAPGLEPST from the coding sequence ATGGCCTCGCCCTGTCGCATCCGCCTGGCGGGCGTGGCCGACGAGGCACAGGCCCAGGCGCTGGCGCAGGCCGCGGTGGACGAGGTGCGCCGCATCGAGCAGCGCTACTCGCGCTACCGGAGCGACAGCATCGTCTCGCGCATCAATGCGGCCGCCGGCAGCGGCCGGCCGGTGCCGGTGGATGCCGAGACCGCCCACCTGCTGGACTTCGCCGACCTGCTCTACCGGCAGAGCGAGGGACGCTTCGATCTCAGCTCGGGCGTGCTGCGCCAGGCCTGGGACTTCAAGGCGGCCCGCGTGCCCTCCGAGACCGAGCTGGCCCGCTGCCGCGAGTGCATCGGCTGGGACCGCGTGGTCTGGACCGGCGAGGCCATCGCCCTGCCGCGGGCCGGCATGGAGATCGACTTCGGCGGCATCGGCAAGGAGTACGCGGTGGACCGCGCCGCCACCCTGCTGCTGGAGGCCGGGGTGCGCAGCGGCCTGATCAACCTGGGCGGGGACCTGCGGGTGCTGGGGCCTCACCCCGACGGCCGGCCCTGGCGCCTGGGCGTGGCCCACCCGCGCGCACCCGGCGCGGTGGCGCTGGAGTGGGCGGTGCACGACGGCGCCCTGGCCACCAGCGGCGACTACGAGCGCTATTTCGAACAGGATGGCCGGCGCTACTGCCACATCCTGGACCCACGCACCGGCTGGCCGGTGTCGCACTGGCAGTCGGTCACGGTGGCCGCGCCGTCCTGCCTGGCCGCCGGCGCCCTGAGCACCCTGGCCATGTTGGCCGGGCCGCAGGCGCCGGCCTTTCTGCAATCCCAGGGCGTGGCCTACGCCGCCCTGGACCCCCGGGGCGAACTGGTCGCGCCCGGCCTGGAGCCTTCCACATGA